A genomic segment from Corylus avellana chromosome ca5, CavTom2PMs-1.0 encodes:
- the LOC132181884 gene encoding uncharacterized protein LOC132181884, whose translation MRSLPAKFIPQIAAIQQSKDLEKMRVEELVGSLQTFELLLTQSKTSKNVALKIKTPKEKSRDSSSKDSGDDEKIALIVWKFRKFVKPRSENFKGKDHKKPVNARHEGRENSQDRNVFDQKDKVPRGRKCHECGDNDDSEEDEEENVNYLAFTASYGNQSYTSGVQDVSEYESDNEYDLQTAYNQMFQEFNNLCDKIFFKELKKGRNGNITYGDGSKSKVIGQGIVEVPGVASPQDVLYVEGLKANLLSISQFCDNDLVVQFSKKECSIFDAQGKWLMGGDRTSDNCYGISPTMQTKCQKVSLDIGELWHQRLGHLNYHDLVKIAKKEAINHLPKINYLEKGKCGPC comes from the exons atgaGATCTCTACCTGCTAAGTTTATTCCCCAGATTGCTGCCATACAACAGAGTAAAGATCTAGAAAAAATGAGAGTAGAGGAACTTGTAGGTTCACTGCAAACCTTTGAGCTTTTGTTAACCCAGTCAAAAACCTCAAAAAATGTTGCTCTTAAGATCAAAACTCCTAAAGAAAAATCTAGAGATTCATCCAGTAAGGATTCAGGAGATGATGAAAAAATTGCCTTGATTGTTTGGAAGTTTCGAAAATTTGTCAAACCTAGATCTGAGAATTTTAAAGGTAAGGATCATAAAAAACCTGTGAATGCTAGACATGAAGGTAGAGAAAACTCCCAAGACAGAAATGTCTTTGATCAGAAAGACAAAGTTCCTCGTGGTCGTAAGTGTCATGAGTGTGGAG ataATGATGActctgaagaagatgaagaagaaaatgttaaCTACTTAGCCTTTACTGCTTCATATGGTAATCAGTCATATACCTCAGGTGTGCAAGATgtttctgaatatgaatctgataaTGAGTATGATCTACAAACTGCTTATAATCAAATGTTTCAGGAGTTTAATAATCTGT GTGACAAGATATTTTTTAAGGAGCTCAAAAAAGGCAGAAATGGAAACATTACCTATGGGGATGGCAGTAAGTCTAAGGTAATAGGTCAAGGGATTGTGGAAGTTCCTGGTGTAGCTTCTCCTCAAGACGTGCTATATGTGGAAGGGCTCAAAGCAAATCTTCTGAGTATCAGTCAATTTTGTGATAATGATCTTGTAGTACAATTCTCAAAGAAAGAATGTAGCATATTCGATGCTCAAGGAAAATGGTTAATGGGAGGAGATCGGACATCTGATAATTGCTATGGTATCTCTCCAACCATGCAGACTAAATGTCAAAAAGTTTCTCTAGACATTGGAGAATTGTGGCATCAACGGTTGGGACATTTGAATTATCATGATCTAGTTAAGATAGCTAAGAAAGAAGCTATTAATCATTTACCCAAAATCAACTATCTGGAGAAAGGAAAATGTGGACCATGTTAG